CGACGGTCGAGGACAACGCGATCATCGACCTCCTCGGTGACGCGATCTACCGGATCTCGACTGCCGACAACGTGCTCGATGGCCGGATCGCCTCGTCGGACATGGGTGGCCTCGGCCGCCTCGTGCTCCTCGACGGCTCGGTCATCTCCGGCACGCAGACCTCGACGACCGGCACCTCCGGCGCCACGTCGGAGTCGGCGATCGACGCCCGCATCCTCCTCAACGAGGGGGCCACGGCCGAGCTCTCGATGCTCCGCGTCATCAACGGCGACATCGAGGAAGGCGACTTCTCGAGCGCGGCCCAGGGTGGCACGCTCACCCTCGGCCTCGTCGGCGACAACGACGACGACGACGACGACCTGTTCAACCAGGAGCTCAACGGCAACGTCAACGGTGACGTCGAGCTCATGAACAGCACGCTCGTGCTCTCGACCCCGGTCGAGCTCACGGCGGACGACGAGGACATCGCGATCGGCACGCTCGACACCCAGGGGAACGTGTTCTTCCTGGAGGGCCCCGATCAGCTCGACCTCTACAGCGACGTGCTCGGCACGGGCGCCGTGTGGCCGTCCTCGGACTTCCTCGTGATCAACGCGGACAACGCCTCCTCCAACGGCGCTCCGAACCAGATCACGATCCCGGTCTTCCACCCGGGTGACGAGAACAGCGACGTGACCCAGGTCGACGCCAACGTCCTCGTGACGACGACGCTCCGCCTCACCGGCGTCCTCGACGCCGAGGGCACCGACGTCGGCGGCAGCAGCCCGGTCGACTATGCCGTGACGCTCCAGGGCCAGGACGGCAACGTGCCGAACCTGATCCTCGACGACGGCTACGACATCACGTCCGACGAGGACGGGACGATCGGCAACGCCGACGACGAGCCCGAGAACGGCGTCGACGACGAGATCATCATCGACGGCCCGCTGAACCTCACCACCAACGAGGTCGGCACGGTCAACGTCTACACGGACCTCGTCGTGCTCGCCACGGAGAACGTCCAGACGTTCACGGTTACGAACAACGCCCGCCTCAACGCGGTCGACGACCCGTACACCGTGATGACCTTCGTCGTCAACGGCTCGCTCGACCTCAACACGAACGAGCTCGCCGTGATGGGCGACGTGACCATCAACGAGGACGACGCGGTCTTCAACAGCGCCGGCGGTGGCAACCGCATCGTTGGCGAGTCGACGATCAACCCGAGCTACTCCTCGCTCTCGTTCGTCGGTGAGATGGACGCCACCCTCACGGTGACGCCGAACTCCGACTCGGGCGTGGCCACGTTCGGCGACGGCGTCGACCTCCGGATCGCGAAGGCGACCTCGACGACGACGGTGACCCTCGCGGGCTCCCCGCTCGTCTTCGACGACGACTTCAGCTCCGGCGGCGTGTTCGACGCGACCCGCGGTGGCGGCGCGTTCGACGACGAGACCCTCGTCCTCGAGATGGGCGTCTTCGTCGTCGGCGACCCGTCGGCTCCGAACGACCTCTACGTCCGGCTCGACCACACGAACCGCCTCACGGGCAGCGCCACCTCGGACGCTGGCCAGGGCTTCGTGTTCGTGCCGCGCACGACGCAGTTCCCGATGGCCGTCGTCGAGGGGAACGTCCGCAAGCGGATCTTCTCCGACCCGAGCCTCTTCGCCGGTGACGTGACCCCGGGCCGCGTCGTCTACCCGGTCGGCGTCGCCGACGAGGACGACGAGGGCTACGCGGAGTTCGTGCTCGACTTCGAGAGCATCGCACAGGACCAGTCCTTCGGCCTCCGCAACGTGACCGTCTCCTTCGTGGACGAGTTCGCCGGTGGCACGCTGGGCCTCCCGATCGCCGGCTCCACGGCGGTCGACGAGCCGGCCAACTTCTACTGGCTCGTCCGGTCCAACCCGAGCCTCGGCTCGGGGACGTTCTTCAACGTCGAGGCCCGGTACGACGGCTACACGCTGGCGACGGCGACCAACGACGGTGGTGCTGCCACCATCGACGAGCTCACGCTCATCCGCCGCCAGTTCGGCGACGAGACCACGAACCCGTGGACGCTCGTCTCGGAGACCTACGACAACTTCCTCCTGCTCGACGGGCCGGAGGACAGCGACCCGGTCGTGATCGCTCAGGGCGCCGAGGCCTTCCTCGGTCCCCAGGGCACGCTCTTCACCTTCGGCCTCACGGGCGGTAACCGCCCGGTCGCCAACGAGGGTGAGGTGCCGTCCGAGTTCGCGCTCAACGGCAACCAGCCGAACCCGTTCAGCGCCCGCACGGCCATCAGCTTCGACCTCCCCGAGGCGGCTGACGTCACCCTCGAGGTGTACGACGTGATGGGCCGCCGCGTGGTCAGCATCAACCAGGGTGCGATGACCGCCGGCGCCGACCAGCGTGTCGAGCTCGACGGTTCGGGCCTCGCCTCGGGCGTCTACGTCTTCCGCCTCAACGCGGTCGGCGCGTCCGAGACGTGGAGCCGTAGCGGCCAGATCACGCTCGCTCGCTAAGGGCTCGCCCTTATCGACAGCTAGGTCCCGTGGGGCCCCGGTGCGAACGCGCCGGGGCCCCACGACTGTTATAGAGACGGGCCGACCAGTTAGGCCGAACGCCGGCCGGGCGCAGGGCGCCGCCGAGGCGGACGCAGAGGGGGACGACCGGGCGCCACCGCCTCGGTCGATTGCTCGGAGGAGCTAGTAGAGCCGGCGCCGCTTGTCGAGGTACGCCCGGAGCGCGTCGGCGTACGGGCGGGCCGTGTCGAGCACCTCGTAGTCGACGCCGGCCTCGCGGCAGGCGCGGCGGACCGATTCGACGAACGCCTCGGCGGCCTCGCGGTAGCCCTCGCGGACCTGCGCCGGCTGGAGCGTCCGCTCCTCGCCGGTCTCGAGGTCGCGCACGCGGACGGGCCGGTCCTCGAAGTCGAACCGCCGCTCGGTCGCGGCGTCGAGCACGTGGAACACGACCACCTCGTGGCCGCGGTGCCGCAGGTGGCGCAGGGCACGGACCGTCTGGTCGGCGTCGGACGACGTCTCGAACAGGTCGCTGATGACGACGACGAGGGACCGCCGCGGAATCCGTTCGGCGATCGACTGGAGCGCCGCCGCGGCGTGCGTCTCTGTGTCGCCGTCGTGCCCGTGGGCGATCCGCGACAGCTGGGCGAGGAGCGTCCGGACGTGGGACCGCTTCGACTGCGGCCGCACGACGGTGTGGACGTCGCGGTCGAAGGCGAT
This sequence is a window from Rubrivirga marina. Protein-coding genes within it:
- a CDS encoding T9SS type A sorting domain-containing protein; its protein translation is MSTSTLGTGLRRLLNPAAALALLLLVAGGASAQSTIFVDANGGDDGNTGQQPTIGAGVNGPVETIQRALQLAGQDGAGNTISIEAGQYDADLTIQNTSSTATNYNNLTFLARPDQQGNTEVDLDVDGGEFLTAVTGFTFASQGGGTFSFVGGGDLDFQSGSVAFGSGIVSIDDIDVVEQTNAAVTGSVGYGAVPNIIRFNGDNSVAQSTLLPPSLDIASGTLVIDVALGSVASTINDNTRTLTLNGGLTLADDGGGITLRLRDGNVVAGTITVVDGSGADLTGNVQIEGEGQVGDLVVSGGRLVFDLPEADVSDSETDNFAASVTINSGEFVLPNEDPDADDLDRFRVTGDFVQNGGSVAAGNPNDTILVVEGDFRRATNVAGNFSPLNLYLEGTADVEFAPGTNLIINSLHINATGNTATQVKMVTFLQDITVNSAATGTNGVNNVIPFIVTADAEVDLNGNLVNVNQGGESIVDGTVSDSDNSGAVRFTNGGVASGTGVYSSILVSGPSITAEGEFDFSGALILLQGGINVAADSDVSPVGPSAGVIVNIAAANPPQIMGAGTFNDDEREYDLTYQDSNSANGFQMFMADVEFDTDFIRNLTVNVTNATVSLPDGVVGDGSISGDVLVTNGETTSIAGTQFATLALNSQTITVLGSTTVEDNAIIDLLGDAIYRISTADNVLDGRIASSDMGGLGRLVLLDGSVISGTQTSTTGTSGATSESAIDARILLNEGATAELSMLRVINGDIEEGDFSSAAQGGTLTLGLVGDNDDDDDDLFNQELNGNVNGDVELMNSTLVLSTPVELTADDEDIAIGTLDTQGNVFFLEGPDQLDLYSDVLGTGAVWPSSDFLVINADNASSNGAPNQITIPVFHPGDENSDVTQVDANVLVTTTLRLTGVLDAEGTDVGGSSPVDYAVTLQGQDGNVPNLILDDGYDITSDEDGTIGNADDEPENGVDDEIIIDGPLNLTTNEVGTVNVYTDLVVLATENVQTFTVTNNARLNAVDDPYTVMTFVVNGSLDLNTNELAVMGDVTINEDDAVFNSAGGGNRIVGESTINPSYSSLSFVGEMDATLTVTPNSDSGVATFGDGVDLRIAKATSTTTVTLAGSPLVFDDDFSSGGVFDATRGGGAFDDETLVLEMGVFVVGDPSAPNDLYVRLDHTNRLTGSATSDAGQGFVFVPRTTQFPMAVVEGNVRKRIFSDPSLFAGDVTPGRVVYPVGVADEDDEGYAEFVLDFESIAQDQSFGLRNVTVSFVDEFAGGTLGLPIAGSTAVDEPANFYWLVRSNPSLGSGTFFNVEARYDGYTLATATNDGGAATIDELTLIRRQFGDETTNPWTLVSETYDNFLLLDGPEDSDPVVIAQGAEAFLGPQGTLFTFGLTGGNRPVANEGEVPSEFALNGNQPNPFSARTAISFDLPEAADVTLEVYDVMGRRVVSINQGAMTAGADQRVELDGSGLASGVYVFRLNAVGASETWSRSGQITLAR
- a CDS encoding DUF58 domain-containing protein: MADASLLSPSELAQIDSFELRARSVVEGFITGLHKSPYHGFSVEFAEHRAYNPGDPLRHVDWKVYGRSDRLVVKRYEEETNLRHYVALDTSASMRYAGHAGITKLEYGATLAGALHVLMARQRDATGLIAFDRDVHTVVRPQSKRSHVRTLLAQLSRIAHGHDGDTETHAAAALQSIAERIPRRSLVVVISDLFETSSDADQTVRALRHLRHRGHEVVVFHVLDAATERRFDFEDRPVRVRDLETGEERTLQPAQVREGYREAAEAFVESVRRACREAGVDYEVLDTARPYADALRAYLDKRRRLY